The DNA window GAGATACAGAGATTTTATATGGAGTTCACAGAGTTATTATAAGGAAACATTTCCGTTCAATATTCTTCTGTAACCGTTTTTAAATAAGTTAGTATTAAAATTAATAAGTAATCCCAATCTACAACCGCTTAATTTTAAATATGTTAAAACTTGAGCAAGATGCACATCGTTTAGTGCTTCACAGGATTTCACTTCTATTACAACGCTTTTTTCAACTAATAAGTCAATTCTATAGCCAATATCTAATTTCACTTCTTCGTAGATTAATGGCATTGGTTTTTGTTTTTCTACAAATAATCCAGCTTTTGAAATTTCATAAAATAAGCATTCTTCATAAGCACTTTCCAAAAGTCCAGGACCAAGATTTTTATGAATTTTTAGTCCCAAATCAAAAATAATTTTAGAAATTTCGTTTTCGTGCATACTATATTATTTTTTTAGCCACAGAGACATTGAGTTTTTCACAGCGCTCACAGAGAATTAATTTTGTGTTTTCTGTTATTTTCTGTGTCTCCTTATTTCTTTAAACCACGGACTTACAAAGTTTGCAAAAGCTTTTTATTCCTGTGTGCTCTGTGCATTCTCTGTGTCTCCGTGTTTCAATATTTTAAATTCCTCTCCATCAAAAACACCATACGTAAAATAAGAAATCCAGTCGCCAAGATTCACATGTTTCGCTTCCTTCCCATCAACTTTCAAATCTATAATCATAGGCAAATGACGATGACCGTAAACGAAGTAATCTAAATTTTCAGATTTCAATTTTTCTTTAGAATAAATGATAAGAAATTCTTTGTCCTCGCCTAAAAACTTCATGTCTTCTACTCCACTAATCATCTTATTTTTGGTAGAAAAATAAATCGCAATTTTCATCGCAATATCAGGATGAAGCCACTTAAAAAACCATTGCGCAATAGGATTAGTAAAGAGTTTTTTCATTCTCTTATAACCTTTATCGCCTGGTCCAAGTCCGTCTCCATGCGCTAAAAGGAAGTTTTTCCCAGAAACTTCATAATATTGTTTTTCGAAAAAAACTGGAATGCCGATTTCTTCTTCCAAATAATCTTTCATCCACAAATCATGGTTTCCAACGAAGAAATAAATGTCAATTCCACTGTCTTTCAGTTCGGCCAATTTCCCTAGAATCCTCACGTAACCCTTCGGAACTACATA is part of the Cloacibacterium normanense genome and encodes:
- a CDS encoding GxxExxY protein, translating into MHENEISKIIFDLGLKIHKNLGPGLLESAYEECLFYEISKAGLFVEKQKPMPLIYEEVKLDIGYRIDLLVEKSVVIEVKSCEALNDVHLAQVLTYLKLSGCRLGLLINFNTNLFKNGYRRILNGNVSL
- a CDS encoding UDP-2,3-diacylglucosamine diphosphatase, whose protein sequence is MKIELQPNKKIYFASDQHFGAPTPELSKPREAKFLAWLDEIKHDAQILFLMGDLFDFWHEWKYVVPKGYVRILGKLAELKDSGIDIYFFVGNHDLWMKDYLEEEIGIPVFFEKQYYEVSGKNFLLAHGDGLGPGDKGYKRMKKLFTNPIAQWFFKWLHPDIAMKIAIYFSTKNKMISGVEDMKFLGEDKEFLIIYSKEKLKSENLDYFVYGHRHLPMIIDLKVDGKEAKHVNLGDWISYFTYGVFDGEEFKILKHGDTENAQSTQE